A genomic window from bacterium includes:
- a CDS encoding 3-isopropylmalate dehydratase, whose translation MSRVWKYGDDVNTDQMFPGKYTYTCSTPEEIAPHLFEDLDADFAKEVRPEDLVLAGKNFGCGSSREHPAKGLRHVGVRAVIAESFARIFFRSAINQGLAVIECPAAVEAYREGDAVELDEEAGVVRVAGVEFRFPPYPPAVKAILAAGGLAAYLSR comes from the coding sequence ATGAGCCGCGTTTGGAAGTACGGCGACGACGTGAACACGGACCAGATGTTTCCCGGCAAATACACCTACACCTGCTCCACGCCCGAGGAAATCGCCCCGCACCTCTTTGAGGACCTGGACGCGGATTTCGCCAAAGAGGTCCGGCCCGAGGACCTCGTCCTGGCCGGGAAAAACTTCGGCTGCGGCAGCTCCCGGGAGCACCCGGCCAAGGGGCTGCGCCACGTGGGCGTGCGGGCGGTCATCGCCGAGAGCTTCGCCCGCATCTTCTTCCGCAGCGCCATCAACCAGGGCCTCGCGGTGATAGAGTGCCCCGCGGCCGTGGAGGCGTACCGGGAGGGGGACGCGGTGGAGCTCGACGAGGAGGCGGGCGTCGTGCGCGTGGCGGGGGTGGAGTTCCGCTTCCCACCCTACCCGCCCGCGGTAAAGGCGATTCTGGCGGCCGGGGGCCTGGCGGCGTACCTCAGCCGTTGA
- a CDS encoding tetratricopeptide repeat protein produces MFRMFCLAAVLLVAASCTELEQLKGSVEFRESNENAEAAFKQDDFEGALAAWEEAFGLDPTSDETAFNISRCYARLGDEENALDWLRKSIKLALTPRLDDPDLGPLAKNEEFQQLKLLASFAYDKVPASKIGGMDDTSTEAWDTYLAGEYEKSAGLWEQIFRLDQSNERAAFNAACCHALQGNEGPALEWLRVALKSVLLRFLEDHDMDKIRGSAEFKRISETARKIWE; encoded by the coding sequence ATGTTCAGGATGTTCTGCCTCGCAGCGGTGCTTTTGGTCGCCGCATCCTGCACCGAGCTGGAACAGCTCAAAGGTTCCGTGGAGTTCAGGGAGTCGAACGAAAACGCCGAGGCCGCCTTCAAGCAGGATGACTTCGAGGGGGCTCTGGCCGCGTGGGAGGAGGCCTTCGGGCTCGACCCGACCTCCGACGAGACGGCCTTCAACATCTCGCGCTGCTACGCCCGGTTGGGCGACGAGGAGAACGCCCTCGACTGGCTGCGCAAGTCCATCAAGCTCGCCCTCACCCCCCGGCTCGACGATCCGGACCTGGGGCCGCTGGCGAAGAACGAGGAATTTCAGCAGTTGAAGCTGCTCGCCTCCTTCGCCTACGACAAGGTCCCCGCGTCCAAGATCGGCGGGATGGACGATACCTCGACCGAGGCCTGGGACACGTATCTGGCCGGGGAGTACGAGAAATCGGCGGGGCTGTGGGAGCAGATTTTCCGGCTGGACCAGTCCAACGAGCGGGCGGCCTTCAACGCCGCCTGCTGCCACGCCCTTCAGGGGAACGAAGGACCGGCTCTCGAGTGGCTCCGCGTCGCCCTCAAGTCGGTGCTCCTGCGTTTTCTGGAGGACCACGACATGGATAAAATCCGCGGCTCTGCGGAGTTCAAGCGTATCTCCGAAACCGCGCGGAAAATCTGGGAGTAG
- the lepA gene encoding translation elongation factor 4, whose amino-acid sequence MSTPIKSIRNFSIIAHIDHGKSTLADRMLELTGTVDKRLMREQVLDTMDLERERGITIKAQNARMSFTTAGGETYELNLIDTPGHVDFTYEVSRALAACEGVLLVVDATQGVEAQTVANMYLAVAHGLTIISVINKVDLDTARPEHAAEEVLTLLGNPDAPLFFVSAKTGEGVPELLQGIVDLVPPPAGNMDAPLRALVYDAFYDDYLGIVTALRIVDGVLAKGDEIEFYAHGGRYAVSQLGYFAVERRQLAELSAGEVGFFTGAVKELAQVKIGDTLIHSRQHAKVVPLPGYREPKSVVFCGLYPSDNDDYDDLKNALQKLSLNDASFTWEPETSEALGFGFRCGFLGMLHMEIVQERLEREYDLDLVATTPNVIYVVTTTDAVTREFHSPVGLPDFSRIEAIAEPYIRATIVTPPTYIGSIMRLCEDKRGGYTNTEYLDPERVLLTFELPLAEVVLDFYDRLKSVTRGYASFDYDLIEPRVNELEKLEIMVNGQAVDALSIIIHKDKAYQYGRNLTLKLQKLIPRQLFEVAIQARLGGRIIARETVKPLRKDVTAKCYGGDITRKRKLLEKQKKGKKRMKMVGTVEIPQKAFMSVLGVEEDPHEIRQKYGRGR is encoded by the coding sequence ATGTCCACTCCGATAAAAAGCATACGTAACTTCTCGATAATCGCCCACATAGACCACGGTAAAAGCACCCTGGCCGACCGGATGCTCGAGCTCACCGGCACCGTGGACAAGCGCCTGATGCGCGAGCAGGTCCTGGACACCATGGACCTCGAGCGGGAGCGCGGCATAACCATCAAGGCCCAGAACGCCCGGATGAGCTTCACCACCGCGGGTGGCGAGACCTACGAGCTGAACCTCATAGACACGCCGGGGCACGTGGACTTCACCTACGAGGTGAGCCGGGCCCTGGCCGCCTGCGAGGGGGTGCTCCTCGTCGTGGACGCCACCCAGGGGGTGGAGGCGCAGACGGTGGCCAACATGTACCTCGCCGTCGCCCACGGCCTCACCATCATCTCGGTCATCAACAAGGTGGACCTGGACACCGCCCGGCCCGAGCACGCCGCCGAAGAGGTGCTCACGCTCCTGGGGAATCCCGACGCCCCCCTCTTCTTCGTGAGCGCCAAGACCGGCGAAGGGGTGCCCGAGCTCCTGCAGGGCATCGTGGACCTCGTGCCGCCGCCGGCGGGGAACATGGACGCGCCGCTGCGGGCCCTCGTTTACGACGCCTTCTACGACGACTACCTGGGTATCGTGACCGCTCTGCGCATCGTGGACGGCGTCCTCGCCAAAGGCGACGAGATAGAGTTCTATGCCCACGGCGGTCGGTACGCGGTGAGCCAGCTCGGCTACTTCGCCGTGGAGCGGCGGCAGCTCGCCGAGCTCTCCGCCGGCGAGGTAGGTTTCTTCACCGGGGCGGTGAAGGAACTCGCCCAGGTCAAAATCGGCGACACTCTCATCCACTCCCGCCAGCATGCCAAGGTCGTACCGCTCCCGGGTTACCGCGAGCCGAAGTCCGTCGTCTTCTGCGGGCTCTACCCCTCGGACAACGACGACTACGACGACCTGAAGAACGCCCTGCAGAAACTGTCCCTGAACGACGCCAGCTTCACCTGGGAGCCGGAGACCTCGGAGGCGCTGGGGTTCGGCTTCCGCTGCGGATTTTTGGGAATGCTGCACATGGAGATCGTCCAGGAGCGCCTGGAGCGGGAATATGATCTGGACCTGGTCGCCACCACGCCCAACGTCATCTACGTGGTGACCACCACCGACGCCGTGACCCGGGAGTTCCACTCCCCCGTCGGTCTGCCCGACTTCTCCCGGATCGAGGCCATCGCCGAGCCGTACATCCGGGCCACCATCGTCACCCCGCCGACCTACATCGGCAGCATCATGCGGCTCTGCGAGGATAAGCGTGGGGGATACACGAACACGGAGTACCTGGACCCCGAACGCGTGCTGTTGACCTTCGAGCTGCCGCTGGCCGAGGTGGTGCTGGATTTCTACGACCGCCTGAAGAGCGTCACCCGCGGGTACGCCTCCTTCGATTACGACCTCATCGAGCCCCGGGTGAACGAGCTGGAAAAGCTGGAGATAATGGTCAACGGGCAGGCGGTGGACGCCCTGTCCATCATCATCCACAAGGACAAGGCGTACCAGTACGGGCGGAACCTGACGCTGAAGTTGCAGAAGCTCATCCCGCGGCAGCTATTCGAGGTGGCCATCCAGGCCAGGCTCGGGGGGCGGATAATCGCCCGGGAGACCGTCAAACCGCTGAGAAAGGACGTCACCGCCAAGTGCTACGGCGGGGACATCACCCGCAAGCGCAAGCTCCTGGAGAAGCAGAAGAAGGGCAAGAAGCGGATGAAGATGGTGGGCACCGTCGAAATCCCCCAGAAGGCCTTCATGAGCGTCCTGGGCGTTGAGGAGGACCCCCACGAGATCCGGCAGAAGTACGGCCGGGGGCGATAG
- a CDS encoding DNRLRE domain-containing protein, producing the protein MRYTLILLFILSAVASAEEVTIQPGLAKGKDAFCWEQQPNTNFGVSYYLKMYTSDSPNLGFASFIEFIDISYYRGRYANSATLYLYTQAVLGTGGEVEFGASDAFWDKDLITWNNMPDIHPQTLDSAAYPTTVGEWWAVDVTDIVRGWLDNTLANHGFKLYDDGTGSVGATFYASEYMVDETLRPKLVMELSEEGVEATSFGCIKARYR; encoded by the coding sequence ATGCGTTACACCCTGATTCTTCTGTTCATCCTCTCCGCCGTCGCTTCCGCCGAAGAGGTGACTATCCAGCCGGGCCTGGCCAAGGGCAAGGACGCCTTCTGCTGGGAGCAGCAGCCGAACACCAACTTCGGCGTCTCGTACTACCTCAAGATGTACACCTCGGATTCACCGAACCTGGGCTTCGCGAGCTTCATCGAGTTCATTGACATCAGTTACTACCGCGGTCGGTACGCCAATTCGGCGACGCTCTACCTCTATACCCAGGCCGTGCTCGGCACGGGCGGGGAGGTGGAGTTCGGCGCCTCGGACGCCTTCTGGGATAAGGACCTCATAACCTGGAACAACATGCCCGACATCCACCCCCAGACCCTGGACTCCGCCGCCTACCCGACCACGGTCGGGGAATGGTGGGCCGTGGACGTCACGGACATCGTGCGGGGCTGGCTGGACAACACGCTGGCCAACCACGGTTTCAAGCTCTACGACGACGGGACCGGGAGCGTCGGCGCCACCTTCTACGCCAGCGAGTACATGGTGGACGAGACGTTGCGGCCCAAGCTGGTGATGGAGCTTTCCGAGGAGGGCGTTGAGGCGACATCTTTCGGTTGCATCAAGGCCCGGTACCGTTAA
- a CDS encoding NCS2 family permease, giving the protein MDRLFKLAEHQTTVKREFAAGVTTFLTMAYIIAVNPQFLNFFGDPSLANIAWPVSATVTATCLASGVMCIFMGLYANFPIALASGMGLNAIAAYELAAPLGSFPAAMAVFVIEGLIIAVLVLTRIREKVMEAIPLPMKHAIGVGIGLFIAFIGLEEAGIVVSDPATLVGVGELWRFPVLIVVLGLFVTAVLMKFRVPGAILVGIAATTIIATAANYVAGFGTDGSSMLGFAKGTAVLPQEILALPDFSTFGRVDFAGVFKGFGWLGASLTIFSVMLSDFFDTMGTVVAIGDQSGMMDENGRIPRLRRILLVDSLAAAAGGAAGASSVTSYVESAAGIASGGRTGLMVVVVGVLFLVSIFFHPLVAVIPAQATAPALILVGFLMVKLIRRIDFEELDTALPSFLIIMLMPLTYSITNGIGAGFIAYTFLKMFQGKFSEVHPLMYVVTVGFIVYFAAPAIVGAV; this is encoded by the coding sequence ATGGACCGCCTGTTCAAACTCGCCGAGCACCAAACGACGGTGAAGCGGGAGTTCGCCGCCGGGGTGACCACCTTCCTCACCATGGCCTACATCATCGCGGTCAATCCCCAGTTCCTGAACTTCTTCGGCGATCCGTCCCTGGCTAATATCGCCTGGCCCGTCTCGGCCACGGTGACCGCCACCTGCCTGGCCTCGGGCGTGATGTGCATATTCATGGGCCTCTACGCCAACTTCCCCATCGCCCTGGCCTCGGGGATGGGCCTGAACGCCATCGCCGCCTACGAGTTGGCCGCGCCGCTGGGCAGTTTCCCCGCCGCCATGGCGGTATTCGTCATCGAGGGCCTCATAATCGCCGTCCTCGTGCTGACCCGGATCCGCGAGAAGGTGATGGAGGCCATCCCACTGCCAATGAAGCACGCCATCGGCGTCGGAATCGGGCTCTTCATCGCCTTCATCGGATTGGAGGAGGCGGGAATCGTGGTGAGCGACCCGGCGACCCTGGTGGGCGTCGGCGAGCTGTGGCGTTTCCCGGTTTTGATCGTCGTCCTCGGGCTCTTCGTCACCGCGGTGCTCATGAAATTCCGGGTGCCGGGGGCGATTCTGGTCGGCATCGCCGCCACGACCATCATCGCCACGGCGGCCAACTACGTCGCCGGCTTCGGCACCGACGGCTCGTCCATGCTCGGCTTCGCCAAGGGGACGGCGGTCCTGCCCCAGGAAATCCTCGCCCTGCCCGATTTTTCCACCTTCGGCCGGGTGGACTTCGCCGGTGTATTCAAAGGCTTCGGCTGGCTCGGCGCGTCGCTCACCATCTTCAGCGTGATGCTCTCCGACTTCTTCGACACCATGGGCACGGTGGTGGCCATCGGCGACCAGTCGGGGATGATGGACGAAAACGGGAGGATACCGCGCCTGCGGCGGATTCTTCTGGTGGACAGCCTGGCGGCGGCGGCGGGCGGAGCGGCGGGCGCTTCCAGCGTCACCTCCTACGTGGAGAGCGCCGCGGGCATCGCCTCCGGCGGGCGGACCGGCCTGATGGTGGTCGTCGTCGGCGTCCTCTTCCTCGTGTCCATCTTCTTCCATCCGCTGGTGGCGGTGATTCCCGCCCAGGCCACCGCTCCGGCGCTCATCCTGGTCGGCTTCCTGATGGTCAAGCTCATCCGCCGGATAGATTTCGAGGAGCTGGACACGGCGCTGCCCAGCTTCTTGATTATCATGCTGATGCCCCTGACTTACTCCATCACCAACGGCATCGGCGCCGGCTTCATCGCCTACACCTTCCTGAAGATGTTCCAGGGCAAGTTTTCCGAGGTTCACCCGCTGATGTACGTGGTCACGGTGGGGTTCATCGTCTACTTCGCCGCCCCGGCGATCGTGGGTGCGGTGTGA
- the trpS gene encoding tryptophan--tRNA ligase has translation MSMYKDSEGYLTFTNDAGRMRVFSGIQPTGELHIGNYLGAISNWVKFLDEFECFFCIVDHHASTIAYDPQDMPGCVFDAAVANIAAGLDPDRCTIFVQSEVPQHTELAWIFSTVTPFGDLSRMTQFKQKSQQHLENVNVGLFTYPVLQAADILVYKASIVPVGEDQVQHIELAREIARKFNARYGEVFPECRVSLTPAKRIMGLDGENKMSKSLGNAIGILEEPGSIWQKLAPAKTDERRKRKSDPGVPEDCNVFMSYHRYFSPPEDLAWIREGCTSAGIGCLECKKRLAQNMEKVLGPIREKAGKLRGDPDYVHGVLDRGAKKARGVAGAVIAEALGAMGLERR, from the coding sequence ATGAGCATGTACAAGGACAGCGAAGGCTACCTGACCTTCACCAACGACGCCGGGCGGATGCGGGTCTTCTCCGGCATTCAGCCCACCGGCGAGCTGCACATCGGCAACTACCTGGGCGCCATCTCGAACTGGGTGAAATTCCTGGACGAATTCGAGTGCTTCTTCTGCATCGTGGACCACCACGCCTCGACCATCGCCTACGACCCGCAGGATATGCCGGGTTGCGTATTCGACGCGGCGGTGGCGAACATCGCCGCCGGCCTGGACCCCGACCGCTGCACCATCTTCGTTCAGAGCGAGGTGCCCCAGCACACCGAGCTGGCGTGGATCTTCTCCACGGTGACCCCCTTCGGCGACCTCTCGCGCATGACCCAGTTCAAGCAGAAGTCGCAACAGCACCTGGAGAACGTCAACGTGGGCCTCTTCACCTACCCGGTGCTCCAGGCGGCGGACATCCTCGTGTACAAGGCCAGCATCGTGCCGGTGGGGGAGGACCAGGTCCAGCACATCGAGCTGGCGCGGGAGATAGCCCGCAAGTTCAACGCCCGCTACGGCGAGGTGTTCCCCGAGTGCCGCGTCTCCCTGACCCCGGCCAAGCGCATCATGGGGCTGGACGGCGAAAACAAGATGTCCAAGAGCCTGGGCAACGCCATCGGCATCCTGGAGGAACCGGGCAGCATTTGGCAAAAACTGGCGCCGGCCAAGACCGACGAGCGCCGCAAGCGCAAGAGCGACCCCGGCGTGCCCGAGGACTGCAACGTCTTCATGAGCTACCACCGCTACTTCTCGCCGCCCGAGGATTTAGCCTGGATTCGGGAGGGCTGCACATCGGCGGGCATCGGCTGCCTGGAGTGCAAGAAGAGGCTGGCGCAGAACATGGAAAAAGTTCTGGGGCCGATCCGGGAGAAGGCCGGGAAGCTGAGAGGCGACCCGGATTACGTCCACGGCGTGCTCGACCGGGGTGCGAAGAAGGCGCGGGGCGTCGCCGGGGCGGTCATCGCCGAGGCTTTAGGGGCGATGGGCCTCGAGCGGCGGTGA
- a CDS encoding DUF4349 domain-containing protein, with the protein MYKTGKTSGPAFLGLLLFPALALATAPGETMDWADVVHARSPEPAGDEVTLTLPLPGDQIGYETVTRPRMIEVEVGLIVLVDDFNRALTEIQSAFKGEDGFIAQLSYIRPYEEPSAGRVIFQVRTDIRDDLVKKLSALGEIIREERTSNDVSQDFYAQERELEDLRARMTVLRRELAGETSTGRIRSLERDLADLERRAADLLITDPQLDGKVGLTSVFLTLTEDEGIIPEPGTDLINRGVSDGYIALMNVVRVIIIVLIVGVPVGLLGLAVYLPVRRAVKKARAKKTISGEVGKG; encoded by the coding sequence ATGTATAAAACCGGAAAAACTTCGGGCCCGGCATTCCTGGGGCTGCTTCTTTTCCCCGCCCTCGCCCTGGCGACGGCGCCGGGGGAGACTATGGACTGGGCGGACGTCGTCCACGCCCGCTCCCCCGAGCCGGCCGGTGACGAGGTGACGCTCACCCTCCCGCTCCCCGGCGACCAGATCGGCTACGAGACGGTCACCCGCCCGCGGATGATCGAGGTCGAGGTCGGCCTCATCGTCCTGGTTGACGACTTCAACCGGGCGCTCACCGAAATTCAGAGCGCCTTCAAAGGTGAGGACGGCTTCATCGCCCAGCTCTCCTACATCCGCCCCTACGAGGAGCCGTCGGCGGGGCGGGTCATCTTCCAGGTCCGCACGGACATCCGCGACGACCTGGTGAAGAAACTCTCCGCCCTGGGGGAAATCATCCGGGAGGAGCGCACCAGCAACGACGTAAGCCAGGATTTCTACGCCCAGGAGCGGGAGCTGGAGGACCTGCGGGCCCGGATGACGGTGCTCAGGCGGGAGCTCGCCGGGGAAACCTCGACGGGCCGCATCCGGAGCCTCGAACGGGACCTGGCCGACCTTGAGCGCCGGGCGGCCGACCTCCTCATCACCGACCCCCAGCTCGACGGAAAAGTCGGCCTGACCTCAGTCTTTCTGACCCTCACCGAGGACGAGGGCATCATCCCCGAGCCGGGCACCGACCTCATCAACCGCGGCGTGTCCGACGGCTACATCGCCCTCATGAACGTGGTGCGCGTCATCATCATCGTGCTCATCGTCGGGGTGCCGGTGGGGCTGCTGGGTCTGGCGGTGTATCTCCCGGTCCGGCGGGCGGTGAAGAAGGCCCGCGCGAAAAAGACCATCTCCGGCGAAGTCGGGAAGGGGTAG
- a CDS encoding DUF4349 domain-containing protein, which yields MHHLTTVLTVLCAGLGLAQEPATKGEPEIYQTFSGRLVVMVDDFAKTSAEAKAALPSDRGTLLNIEESRTKDDLDEIYLEYVVRADYADELLAKLTALGEVIVEETGLTDVTKRVGELREEVDRRTARVAELEERADRTGMTMDDRIAVQRDLSRESSELERASGALTKLLNDAEMYPLEVTLVEGYVDRMTEIEQALFTIVLPGVALLIAAFFLGRLVGKRGGGKDV from the coding sequence ATGCACCACTTGACGACAGTGCTGACCGTCCTGTGCGCGGGACTGGGCCTCGCCCAGGAACCCGCGACCAAAGGGGAGCCTGAAATCTACCAGACCTTCTCCGGCCGCCTGGTGGTCATGGTGGACGACTTCGCAAAAACATCCGCGGAGGCCAAGGCGGCCCTCCCCTCCGATCGCGGTACGCTCCTGAACATCGAGGAAAGCCGCACCAAGGACGATCTGGACGAAATTTACCTGGAGTACGTCGTCCGGGCGGATTACGCCGACGAGCTTTTAGCAAAACTCACCGCCCTGGGCGAGGTGATAGTGGAGGAGACGGGTCTCACCGACGTCACGAAACGGGTCGGCGAGCTGCGCGAGGAGGTGGACCGCCGCACCGCCCGTGTCGCGGAACTGGAGGAGCGGGCCGACCGGACGGGGATGACGATGGACGACCGGATCGCCGTCCAGCGCGACCTGTCGAGGGAATCCAGCGAGCTCGAGCGCGCATCGGGCGCTCTGACCAAGCTCCTCAACGATGCCGAGATGTACCCCCTCGAGGTCACCCTGGTCGAGGGGTACGTGGACCGGATGACCGAGATCGAACAGGCGCTCTTCACCATCGTGCTGCCGGGGGTGGCCCTGTTGATCGCGGCCTTCTTCCTGGGCCGGCTGGTGGGCAAACGCGGGGGAGGCAAGGATGTATAA
- a CDS encoding DUF4349 domain-containing protein, which produces MKTRIFSALLFVFTLALVSGCSEGTEDPYARYYSDEGGTTTAEADRNRAVEEYQESVEKALEGTYGGVAAAEPTGGYADEGMGGEPVMPDSEFAGVERGTTGTVEEEYGPAGDEVEADITTETETIEMERKLIFETSMTVVVDDLDDGREKVEEIIKANHKEGTTPVFITQQQVDREVGRVGRIHYTIRCHADVRERVVAALREVGEVWAEDSTVEDVTRRYYDLEKQQDLLEADYAIAKAAFAEAEARGARAAELERLKADMERIAESLGETKGQLKGFDDLITLPTIYLTLEEKDPASSYSGWRVVEDGFTVAYKAIVNILKFVIIIVGVGLVVALLFLPSFLLVRWIVRSVQRARVKE; this is translated from the coding sequence ATGAAAACCCGCATTTTCTCGGCACTCCTTTTCGTTTTTACCCTGGCGCTCGTGTCGGGGTGCAGCGAGGGGACGGAGGACCCATACGCCAGATACTACTCCGACGAGGGCGGCACGACCACGGCGGAGGCGGACCGGAACCGGGCCGTCGAGGAGTACCAGGAGTCCGTCGAGAAGGCCTTGGAAGGTACCTACGGGGGCGTCGCCGCCGCCGAGCCCACCGGAGGTTACGCCGATGAAGGCATGGGCGGCGAACCCGTCATGCCGGATTCGGAGTTCGCAGGAGTCGAGCGCGGAACCACCGGAACGGTCGAAGAGGAATACGGTCCGGCCGGGGACGAGGTCGAAGCCGACATCACCACCGAGACCGAGACCATCGAAATGGAGCGGAAGCTCATCTTCGAAACCTCCATGACCGTGGTGGTGGACGACCTGGACGACGGTCGGGAGAAGGTGGAAGAAATCATCAAGGCCAACCACAAGGAGGGCACCACCCCGGTCTTCATCACCCAGCAGCAGGTGGACCGCGAGGTGGGCCGCGTGGGTCGCATCCACTACACCATCCGATGCCACGCCGACGTCCGTGAGCGGGTCGTCGCGGCCCTGCGCGAAGTGGGCGAGGTGTGGGCCGAGGATTCCACCGTGGAGGACGTCACCCGGCGCTACTACGATCTGGAGAAGCAGCAGGATCTTCTGGAGGCCGACTACGCCATCGCCAAGGCCGCCTTCGCGGAGGCGGAGGCCCGGGGCGCCCGCGCCGCGGAGCTCGAGAGACTGAAGGCCGACATGGAGCGCATCGCCGAGTCGCTCGGCGAGACCAAAGGCCAGCTCAAGGGCTTCGATGACCTGATAACCCTGCCCACCATCTACCTCACCCTGGAGGAGAAGGACCCGGCCTCCAGCTACTCGGGCTGGCGCGTGGTCGAGGATGGCTTCACCGTCGCCTACAAGGCCATCGTCAACATCCTGAAGTTCGTCATCATCATCGTCGGCGTGGGCCTCGTGGTTGCGCTCCTCTTCCTGCCGAGCTTCCTCCTCGTGCGCTGGATCGTCCGGTCGGTGCAGCGGGCCCGCGTCAAGGAGTAG
- a CDS encoding 4Fe-4S binding protein yields MTDPLGDLRTTIWKRPRLSRYRLAVQLASLVVFAGLATLFILFAHSLQTGEQEGIERPAGIEALTPHLGYIELVYAVRSGHSAGIHPAAFGFFLLFIVLSILVKKGFCSHLCPLGTMSEGLWWLGKKVTRGREPRLPAFIDLPLRLAKYLLLGYFLIKVATLTLETLQQLAFSPAVKLSDLRILHFFAEFPEWMWFVIGGLILFSLFIPRFICRYVCPYGALLGLVSTASPVKIHRDESRCVVGCMDCAGVCPAWVNLRKPGAILHDECHLCLRCLDACPTPGALTLKAFKKPLPGWIVPVAVVGIVVLGVGLMYVGGGFENPISREEYLARIGQMDEPLYAFRPGAPTVPAAATPYDAELFKPLRTYIGKPRKVLELLPMLDFEVGVAASGLAGGLETQLTQEEQSARKTEPIVDTTLREDEGAEEVPTPEEHEGGAGASTPPPEVPEPESPDPGE; encoded by the coding sequence ATGACGGACCCTTTGGGCGATCTGCGCACGACGATCTGGAAGAGACCCAGGCTCAGCCGATACCGGCTGGCCGTCCAACTGGCATCCCTGGTGGTGTTCGCCGGTCTCGCGACCCTCTTCATCCTCTTCGCCCACTCACTGCAAACGGGGGAACAGGAGGGGATTGAGCGCCCGGCGGGCATCGAGGCGCTGACCCCGCACCTGGGGTACATCGAGCTCGTCTACGCCGTCCGTAGCGGCCACTCCGCCGGGATACACCCCGCGGCCTTCGGATTTTTCCTCCTGTTCATCGTTCTGTCCATCCTCGTGAAAAAAGGCTTCTGCAGCCACCTCTGCCCCCTGGGGACGATGAGCGAGGGGCTCTGGTGGCTGGGGAAGAAGGTTACCCGGGGTCGCGAGCCGCGCCTGCCGGCTTTCATAGACCTGCCCCTCAGGCTGGCCAAATACCTCCTCCTCGGGTACTTCCTCATCAAGGTGGCCACCCTGACCCTGGAGACCCTCCAACAACTGGCCTTCTCCCCGGCGGTCAAGCTGTCGGACCTGCGCATCCTCCACTTCTTCGCCGAGTTCCCGGAGTGGATGTGGTTCGTCATCGGCGGCCTCATCCTTTTCTCCCTCTTCATCCCCCGCTTCATCTGCCGGTACGTCTGCCCCTACGGCGCGCTCCTGGGGCTCGTCTCCACCGCGTCTCCGGTGAAGATTCACCGCGACGAGTCCCGCTGCGTCGTCGGCTGCATGGATTGCGCCGGTGTCTGTCCGGCCTGGGTCAACCTGAGGAAACCGGGGGCCATCCTGCACGACGAATGCCACCTCTGCCTGCGATGCCTGGACGCCTGCCCCACCCCGGGCGCGCTCACGCTGAAGGCGTTCAAGAAACCGCTCCCCGGTTGGATCGTCCCCGTCGCCGTGGTGGGTATCGTCGTCCTGGGGGTCGGTCTGATGTACGTCGGCGGCGGATTCGAGAACCCGATATCGCGGGAGGAGTACCTGGCGCGGATCGGGCAGATGGACGAACCGCTTTACGCCTTCCGCCCCGGCGCTCCCACGGTTCCCGCCGCGGCCACCCCCTACGACGCGGAACTCTTCAAACCGCTCAGAACGTATATTGGTAAACCCCGCAAGGTGCTCGAGCTGCTCCCGATGCTCGATTTCGAGGTGGGTGTGGCGGCGAGCGGCCTGGCGGGCGGGCTCGAAACCCAACTGACGCAGGAAGAGCAAAGCGCTCGTAAAACCGAGCCGATCGTGGACACGACCCTCCGCGAGGACGAAGGAGCGGAAGAGGTCCCGACGCCGGAAGAGCACGAAGGCGGGGCCGGCGCCTCGACTCCGCCGCCCGAGGTCCCGGAGCCGGAATCGCCGGATCCGGGTGAATAG